From a region of the Ovis aries strain OAR_USU_Benz2616 breed Rambouillet chromosome 2, ARS-UI_Ramb_v3.0, whole genome shotgun sequence genome:
- the STAT4 gene encoding signal transducer and activator of transcription 4 isoform X5, producing the protein MHVAVVISNCLREERRILAAANMPVQGPLEKSLQSSSVSERQRNVEHKVAAIKNSVQMTEQDTKYLEDLQDEFDYRYKTIQTMDQGDKNSALMNQEVLTLQEMLNSLDFKRKEALSKMTQIVNETDLLMNSMLVEELQDWKRRQQIACIGGPLHNGLDQLQNCFTLLAESLFQLRRQLEKLEEQSTKMTYEGDPIPLQRPHLLERVTFLIYNLFKNSFVVERQPCMPTHPQRPMVLKTLIQFTVKLRLLIKLPELNYQVKVKASIDKNASTLSNRRFVLCGTHVKAMSIEESSNGSLSVEFRHLQPKEMKSSAGNKGNEGCHMVTEELHSITFETQICLYGLTIDLETCSLPVVMISNVSQLPNAWAAIIWYNVSTNDSQNLVFFNNPPSATLSQLLEVMSWQFSSYVGRGLNSDQLNMLAEKLTVQSSYTDGHLTWAKFCKEHLPGKSFTFWTWLEAILDLIKKHILPLWIDGYIMGFVSKEKERLLLKDKMPGTFLLRFSESHLGGITFTWVDHSENGEVRFHSVEPYNKGRLSALPFADILRDYKVIMAENIPENPLKYLYPDIPKDKAFGKHYSSQPCEVSRPTEKGDKGYVPSVFIPISTIRSDSTEPHSPSDLLPMSPSVYAVLRENLSPTTIETAMKSPYSAE; encoded by the exons ATGCATGTAGCTGTGGTTATTTCAAATTGTttaagagaagagaggagaatatTGGCTGCTGCCAACATGCCTGTTCAG GGACCTCTGGAGAAATCCTTACAAAGTTCTTCAGTTTCAGAAAGACAGAGGAATGTGGAGCACAAAGTGGCTGCCATTAAAAATAGTGTGCAG atGACAGAACAAGACACCAAATATTTAGAAGATCTACAAGATGAATTTGATTACAGGTATAAAACGATTCAGACAATGG ATCAGGGTGACAAGAACAGTGCCCTAATGAATCAGGAAGTTTTAACTCTGCAGGAAATGCTGAACAGCCTGGACTTCAAAAGAAAG GAAGCCCTGAGTAAGATGACACAAATAGTGAATGAGACGGACTTGTTAATGAACAGCATGCTGGTGGAGGAGCTGCAAGACTGGAAGAGGCGACAGCAAATCGCCTGCATTGGAGGTCCACTCCACAATGGGCTCGACCAGCTTCAAAACTG CTTTACACTGTTGGCAGAAAGTCTGTTCCAACTCAGAAGGCAGTTGGAGAAATTAGAGGAGCAATCTACGAAAATGACATACGAAGGAGATCCTATCCCATTGCAAAGACCACATCTGCTAGAAAGAGTCACCTTCTTGATCTACAACCTTTTTAAGAA CTCATTTGTGGTTGAACGACAGCCATGCATGCCAACCCACCCTCAGAGGCCAATGGTACTTAAGACTCTCATTCAGTTTACAGTAAAGCTAAG ACTGCTAATAAAATTACCAGAACTAAATTATCAGGTAAAGGTGAAAGCATCAATTGACAA GAATGCTTCAACTCTAAG CAATCGAAGATTTGTACTTTGTGGAACTCATgtcaaagccatgtccattgaaGAATCTTCCAATGGGAGTCTCTCTGTAGAATTCCGACATTTG CAGCCAAAGGAAATGAAGTCTAGTGctggaaacaaaggaaatgag GGCTGTCACATGGTTACTGAGGAGCTTCATTCCATAACATTTGAGACACAGATCTGCCTCTATGGACTGACCATAGATTTGGAG ACCTGCTCATTACCTGTGGTGATGATTTCCAACGTCAGTCAGTTACCTAATGCTTGGGCAGCCATCATTTGGTACAATGTGTCAACCAACGATTCCCAG AACTTGGTTTTCTTTAATAATCCTCCGTCTGCCACTTTGAGTCAACTCCTGGAAGTGATGAGCTGGCAGTTTTCATCATATGTTGGTCGTGGCCTGAATTCAGATCAGCTCAACATGCTGGCCGAGAAGCTAACAG tcCAGTCTAGCTACACTGATGGTCATCTCACCTGGGCCAAGTTCTGCAAG GAACACTTGCCTGGTAAATCATTTACCTTTTGGACCTGGCTTGAAGCAATTTTAGACCTAATTAAGAAACACATTCTTCCCCTTTGGATTGATGG GTACATCATGGGCTTTGTTAGCAAAGAAAAGGAACGACTCTTACTAAAGGATAAAATGCCTGGGACCTTTTTGTTAAGATTCAGTGAAAGCCACCTTGGAGGAATAACTTTCACCTGGGTGGACCATTCTGAAAACG gaGAAGTGAGATTCCATTCCGTGGAACCCTACAACAAAGGCCGGCTGTCCGCTCTGCCGTTTGCTGACATCCTTCGAGACTACAAGGTTATTATGGCTGAAAACATTCCCGAAAACCCTCTGAAGTACCTCTATCCTGATATTCCCAAAGACAAAGCCTTCGGTAAACACTACAGCTCCCAGCCATGTGAAG tttcaaGACCAACAGAAAAGGGAGACAAAGGTTATGTCCCTTCTGTTTTTATCCCCATCTCAACAAT CCGAAGTGATTCTACAGAGCCACATTCTCCGTCAGACCTTCTTCCCATGTCGCCAAGTGTATATGCAGTGCTGAGAGAAAACCTGAGTCCCACAACAATCGAAACTGCA